Sequence from the Thermincola ferriacetica genome:
TAAAGTGGGCTCCACGGAAAAACTTGCAATTTCTTTTATACCAGGTAAATTGTCAGGAACTCTTAACGTCAGAGGAATACGGGGAAACGGCTGCTTCAGCGGATAGGCCAAAAAAGATTCCTCCTTTTTAAATACTGATTTGCCACCACTTATAATTGGGGAGAGACGGTGTAAACGGCTCCACCCTTCTTATAGCTGCCGACCTGCTTTGCAAGGCTCTTTTTTTTTGCAAAACTTGCACTTTTTCTGTGAGAGCTTCAACTTTTTGCATCATCTCGTTTAAAAGCACAGGAAAGTCTTTGATATCAGTTTTCCACAAGTAATCTCCCGGCCTTTCTTCAAGGGCGGTTTTCTCGTTGCTCACCCCATAATGAAGAAGTTGAAATTTTCCTGCCCGCCTTTGAAAGCGGTTTCTTCCAAGAACTTTTACCTGAATCTTTTTCTGAAACAGGTCAACTTTATCTGTTTTTAAATAATAAACACCCTGACCTCTCTTTCCCGGTTGTAGTTTTCCTACCAGTTCCTCTTCGCCTTCCAAAGTCTGCACGGCCAGCCACCGTTCCAATATCATACCATTCCTGTTGTAGGTTCGATATATAATTTCCCCCGTCACTCCATCTAAGTGAACATCCAGTTTTCCTTCCGGCGCCGAACCTGCGGTCTTAGCTTCGGGGCTCGTCAGGAAAATTCTACGAAAGGAGTAACCCGGTCGTGTACTATTTTCCATATCCACCTTCCTTTCAATTCCGCTTGGTCGTTTCATCTACTCAGTTTATTACTAATATATTTTTTTCCATAAAAATACGTGCCTGTCAAATCCCTGCAAACACAGAACGGTTCAAAGCAATCCAATACCTTCTCGTTTGCTTCATACATATAATGAAACAGCCACAAAGGAGGAATCATAAATGGGACTTTTCACCTGGCTGCAAAAACTGGCATCCCGCCCTATACGCAGTTATGATAGGGCTGGGCCTTCCGCAACAAACAAGGATAAGGCAACAGTTACTCTACCCTGTTTAGAAATCAGTCTGGAAAGGAATTATAAATCCGTTGTGCCGCATGAAGTTTCCATATTTGTTCCCCGGGCCGAATTTCGGAAAGTAACCGAAGAAGCAGGAAAAAAAACCAGTTGGGAAGTAATATTAAACAGTATCACCATAGTACACGCACCGAGGCACATTCCCTTAGGGGGAAGCCCTCAACATGCAAAAGCGAAAGAAAAACCGACTAGTCAAGGAGGCTAACCTATGGAAATTAAATTTGGCACCGATGGATGGCGGGGAGTAATTGGATACGATTTTACTGCTGTCAATGTTTCCCTGGTTGCCCAGGCGCTGGCAGATTACCTGCTTTCCCGGCACACGCAACCTTTGTGCGTAATAGGCTATGATACTCGGTTTATGTCCGATATTTTTGCCAGGGAAATAGCCCAGGTACTGGCAGGGAACGGGATAAAGGTGCTGTTGGCGGAAAAACCCGTTACCTCGCCTGTTCTTTCTTTTGCAACCAGGGAACTGGGAGCAGCAGGCGGCGTAATGGTTACTGCCAGTCACAACCCACCCGTTTATAACGGCATCAAGTTCAAAGGTCCTTACGGAGGCTCGGCTTTGCCGGAAACAGTAGCCGCCATAGAAGATAAGCTTTCAGCCCGCGTGATTAGCCGGGCCCCTGCAAATACCTCTAATATTGAAACCTTTAACCCTGAAGAAAAATATATAAATCACCTCATGACCCTTGTAGATATTAATAAAATTATAAACTCCGGAATAACGTTTGCCGTTGACCCTATGTACGGTTCGGCACAGGGTTATTTCCAACAGATTTTCGCAGCCTGCCCCACCCTGGTGCAGGAGATCCACAGTGAAATCAACCCTTCTTTTGGAGGAATAAATCCTGAACCTATCTCTAAAAACCTCGGGGAATTGTCCAACCTGGTCAGCTCACAAGGCTATACTTCCGGTCTGGCGCTGGACGGTGATGGGGACAGATTGGGTGTAATTTGTTCCAACGGAATGTTTATGAACTCCCATCAAATATTTGCTTTGTTACTAAAATACCTGGTTGAGTTTAAGAATCTTAAGGGAGCTGTAGTGAAGACCTTCTCTACATCCGGCATGATTGATTTATTGGCTGCATCATATGGCCTGGCTGTACACGAAACCCCAATCGGCTTTAAATATATCTGTGATTTATTTTTATCGAAAGATATATTAATTGGCGGAGAAGAAAGTGGAGGTATCGGCATTAAAGGTCATTTACCGGAACGCGATGGAATACTTTGCGGTTTGCTGCTCTTGGAATACATAGCCGAAACAGGCCAACTCCCGGAACAATTGTTACAAACTCTTTTTAACCATATCGGGTCCTATTATTACGACCGCAGGGACGTGCCGGTAACTCCCCAGGCTAAAGCCAGGTTCAATGATGCAGTATTGAACAATCCCCCTGAAACGATAGCCGGTTTGGCAGTTACGGAAATAAAAACCTTGGACGGTATTAAATTCTGTTTTGCTGATAAGGGCTGGCTGCTCTTCAGGTTTTCAGGCACCGAACCCCTGTTAAGGCTATACGCCGAAGCCAGTTGCCCGGCACAGGTTCAAAAGCTTTTACACGAAGCCCAATTATTAATTGATAACATAGAAAAATAATCACCGGCAATTAAAGCAGGCGCCAGGTATAATCGCCCTGACGCCTTAAATTTTCAGCTCCCTTCTTCATTTTTGCCGGTCTCTTGTTTGTCCGGCGGGATTGTTTGTTTTTTCGGAAAAACCACCTCCCCGCTTTCAGGGTCTATATGTACCAACCAGTAACCATAATGGCCTTTTTCATATTTCTGGCCCGGGAGCGGCTGCCAGTAAACATATCCGCTGCTCCCCCCGTCTGGTTGGTCCTCCGCACAGAACCTGCCTGGTATACCGTGCACCAGGTAGTCTACTGTCCCGTCCGCATCGTAATGCAGCCCAATTAGCTGGTGGCCCCGGAAAACCGGACCTGTCTCCAACCCCGGTGGGTAAAAAGGCTTTTCAGTTTTCTTACCCGGGTTATCGGCTTTCGGTTTATATGCCTCTTCAGCTTCTCCTTCATTAAAAAAATGGCTGGGATAAAACTTCCACCAATGATGGTTTGGCATGGCGGTTCCGAAGGGCTCCACTTTTTCTATGTTCAGTCCGTCAAAAGACTCTGCTATATGCAGTTCCAAATCCCCAGCCAATATTATTTGCCTGTCTTTGGCAGCGTTCCCCACACTTACCAACAGCACCTGCGAAAAAGCATCGATCTTTAACCCAGTTCCTTTGACGTTTTCGGCGTTAAACTCCCAGCAGCCTTCTCCGTCACCCTGGCTATCCACCTGCAACGTACCAATTTTAACTGGTTTTCGCCGGCCCCTGCCAATAGAATGGAGCCATAGCTCATATAATTTGGGGAAATCTTCTCCCACCTGTTCTGATTTCAGATTTTTTAACTGCACCGACAGCCTTCCCCGATTGCCGGAAACGTCAATCTGTACATAGCCCTGCGGCTTCCTCCGGCGGCTTACAGCAGCCCCCTCTCGTTTCCTTTTCAAGATACTGATGTATTGGCTGAACCTGGATTCAGGGAGGCCCCTCATGAACATCCTCCTTTATCAAGGTGAATCCCTTACCTACTTAATCCTTTTTTAAATATATGCACGGAAAACATAAATCTTAACAATCTTTATAAAAAAGTACAAGTCCGACTCCATTTTGATACTGCCAAGGACCAGCCAAATTTTGAGGTTAGTTGGATAGTTCTAAGGGTCGGAATAAAAGTAATCATATGCCAACCCGTACATTATATCGGTTTCACTAATAACAATTTCCGGAAGTCGGAGTTCAGACAATATAACCTCCAAAATAGCGATACCGGCCAAAATAATATCCGCTCTTTCGGGCTGTAGACCTTTTACCTGCCGTCTGGCATGCAAGTCCATAGCAGCTAGCCACTCCCCAATTTCTGTTATTCTTTCCAAAGACAGCCGGTATCCGTGGACCTTTTCCGGAGAATAAACGGCCAGTTTCTGGTCTATAGCCGCCAAAGTAGTAGCTGTCCCCCCTATACCCACAGTATTGGAAGGTAAGTCCTCTTTTACTTTGTCTAAAACTGGCTGTAAAATTCTATATATCACACCTTTCGTACTCTTCATTTCTGTCATACGTACGGCTCCGACCTTGGAACTGGTATAATTAACCCCGTTCTGCGATTCCCAGATAAGTTCCGT
This genomic interval carries:
- a CDS encoding phosphoglucomutase/phosphomannomutase family protein, with the protein product MEIKFGTDGWRGVIGYDFTAVNVSLVAQALADYLLSRHTQPLCVIGYDTRFMSDIFAREIAQVLAGNGIKVLLAEKPVTSPVLSFATRELGAAGGVMVTASHNPPVYNGIKFKGPYGGSALPETVAAIEDKLSARVISRAPANTSNIETFNPEEKYINHLMTLVDINKIINSGITFAVDPMYGSAQGYFQQIFAACPTLVQEIHSEINPSFGGINPEPISKNLGELSNLVSSQGYTSGLALDGDGDRLGVICSNGMFMNSHQIFALLLKYLVEFKNLKGAVVKTFSTSGMIDLLAASYGLAVHETPIGFKYICDLFLSKDILIGGEESGGIGIKGHLPERDGILCGLLLLEYIAETGQLPEQLLQTLFNHIGSYYYDRRDVPVTPQAKARFNDAVLNNPPETIAGLAVTEIKTLDGIKFCFADKGWLLFRFSGTEPLLRLYAEASCPAQVQKLLHEAQLLIDNIEK
- a CDS encoding Ppx/GppA phosphatase family protein — encoded protein: MKLGVIDIGTNSVRMLIVTKEQELLVRGSYLVTTRMGQGMAASTCLQEEAIVRTVKALREFQDICSGQGVEKVILIATSAVREASNKEYFLDKVKRELGWQIRVISGEEEARLGYLGVVKGLPQKLAHPLVIDIGGGSTELIWESQNGVNYTSSKVGAVRMTEMKSTKGVIYRILQPVLDKVKEDLPSNTVGIGGTATTLAAIDQKLAVYSPEKVHGYRLSLERITEIGEWLAAMDLHARRQVKGLQPERADIILAGIAILEVILSELRLPEIVISETDIMYGLAYDYFYSDP